A window of Costertonia aggregata contains these coding sequences:
- a CDS encoding zinc metallopeptidase, translating to MMSYYILIGAIALVSWLVSSRLKSKFKHYSKVHLQNGMSGAEIAEKMLADHGIRDVKVISTAGRLTDHYNPTNKTVNLSESVYSQRNAAAAAVAAHEVGHAVQHATAYEWLTMRSKLVPVVSVTSGFSMWVVFGGLMLGAAAGVGLGYYVAIAGLIMMGLATLFSFITLPVEYDASNRALAWLKAKNIVTQQEYKGSEDALKWAARTYLVAAIGSLATLVYWGLQVFGGRD from the coding sequence ATGATGTCATATTATATATTGATCGGTGCCATTGCTTTGGTGAGTTGGTTGGTCAGTAGTAGATTGAAAAGTAAATTCAAGCACTACTCAAAAGTGCACTTGCAAAACGGAATGAGCGGTGCGGAAATCGCGGAAAAAATGTTGGCGGACCATGGTATTCGCGATGTCAAGGTAATCTCCACTGCAGGTAGATTAACAGATCATTACAATCCCACGAACAAAACCGTTAATCTTAGCGAAAGCGTTTACAGTCAACGAAATGCCGCTGCTGCCGCCGTTGCTGCACATGAAGTAGGTCATGCCGTACAGCACGCCACTGCATACGAATGGTTAACAATGCGTTCCAAATTGGTGCCTGTGGTCAGCGTTACATCCGGTTTTAGTATGTGGGTGGTTTTTGGTGGTCTGATGTTAGGTGCTGCTGCGGGAGTAGGTTTAGGATACTATGTAGCTATTGCCGGACTTATTATGATGGGCTTGGCGACATTGTTCAGTTTTATTACGCTTCCGGTAGAATATGATGCAAGTAATAGGGCATTGGCCTGGCTCAAAGCAAAAAACATAGTGACACAACAAGAGTATAAAGGTTCGGAAGATGCTTTAAAATGGGCGGCACGAACATATTTGGTAGCAGCAATTGGCTCTTTGGCTACCTTGGTATATTGGGGACTTCAAGTATTTGGAGGAAGAGATTGA
- a CDS encoding Lrp/AsnC ligand binding domain-containing protein encodes MKSRNDTIKIDGIDKKILRFLMKDARKPVLEIARNIGISGAAIHQRLRKLEASGLLAGSKFVINPKVMGYTTMAYIGIFLDKAMSNPAAVKQLEKIPEVLECHYTTGNWSILIKVLCRDNEHLMQVLNKEIQRIEGVSRTETFISLAQQIDRQITI; translated from the coding sequence ATGAAATCCCGTAACGATACCATTAAGATTGATGGCATAGACAAGAAGATACTTAGGTTTTTGATGAAAGATGCCCGAAAACCCGTTTTGGAGATAGCCCGAAATATTGGTATTTCCGGGGCGGCCATTCATCAACGACTTCGCAAATTGGAAGCTTCAGGTCTTTTGGCGGGTTCTAAATTCGTAATAAACCCAAAAGTAATGGGCTACACCACAATGGCCTATATCGGTATTTTTTTGGACAAGGCCATGAGCAATCCCGCCGCTGTAAAACAGTTGGAAAAAATTCCAGAGGTATTGGAATGCCATTACACTACCGGAAATTGGTCTATCCTTATTAAAGTACTATGCCGGGACAATGAACATTTAATGCAGGTACTGAACAAAGAAATTCAACGCATCGAAGGTGTTTCACGAACGGAAACCTTTATTTCCTTGGCACAACAAATTGACAGACAGATTACAATTTAA
- a CDS encoding saccharopine dehydrogenase family protein, with the protein MMRNILVLGAGKSTSYLLDYFLEKTTVENLHITIGDINPDAIPGKIKNHASCTVRQLDIFKDVERKKAIAASDIVVSMLPARFHIKVAEDCIASKKHLVTASYVSDEIKALDNAAKENGLVFMNEIGLDPGIDHMSAMQIIDQIRDEGGKMLLFESFTGGLVAPESDTNLWNYKFTWNPRNVVVAGQGGTAKFLQEGTYKYIPYHKLFRRTEFFDIEGYGRFEGYANRDSLNYREAYGLQNVLTLYRGTMRRVGFSKAWNMFVQLGMTDDSYTIENSKGMSYREFVNLFLPYSPTDSVELKLRHYLKIDQDDIMWEKLLELNIFDAHKTIALQNATPAQILQAILEDSWTLREDDKDMIVMYHKFGYELKGKKVQIDANMVVLGENRTHTAMAKTVGLPVAIAALMILNKKITTPGVQIPITKEVYVPILKELKNYGITFKEYEVPYLGYNPDSVAS; encoded by the coding sequence ATGATGAGAAATATTTTAGTCTTGGGTGCGGGGAAATCAACATCGTATTTATTGGATTATTTTCTTGAAAAAACCACCGTAGAAAATCTACACATAACCATAGGTGATATTAATCCCGACGCCATTCCCGGTAAGATAAAAAATCACGCCTCGTGTACCGTTCGTCAATTGGATATTTTTAAGGACGTTGAACGAAAAAAAGCAATAGCCGCCTCAGATATTGTGGTATCTATGTTGCCGGCACGCTTTCATATAAAAGTTGCCGAAGACTGTATTGCTTCAAAAAAGCATTTGGTCACCGCTTCTTACGTAAGTGACGAAATCAAGGCATTGGATAATGCAGCTAAGGAAAACGGATTGGTATTTATGAACGAAATAGGATTGGATCCAGGAATTGACCATATGAGTGCCATGCAAATTATCGACCAAATACGGGACGAAGGTGGTAAAATGCTTTTGTTCGAATCTTTCACTGGTGGTTTGGTGGCCCCGGAGAGTGACACCAACCTTTGGAACTATAAATTTACTTGGAATCCCAGAAACGTTGTAGTGGCAGGCCAAGGCGGTACGGCCAAATTTCTACAGGAAGGCACTTACAAATACATTCCCTATCACAAACTTTTTAGGCGAACGGAATTTTTTGATATTGAAGGTTATGGCAGGTTCGAGGGCTATGCAAACCGCGATTCATTAAATTACCGAGAGGCCTACGGGCTACAAAACGTGCTTACACTCTATCGCGGCACAATGCGTAGGGTAGGTTTCTCCAAAGCGTGGAATATGTTCGTTCAGTTAGGTATGACAGATGATAGTTATACCATAGAAAATTCAAAAGGGATGTCCTATCGCGAATTCGTTAACCTATTTCTGCCCTACTCCCCAACGGATTCCGTTGAACTGAAATTACGCCATTATCTGAAGATCGATCAAGACGACATCATGTGGGAAAAACTGTTGGAGTTGAATATATTCGATGCCCATAAAACCATTGCATTGCAAAACGCCACTCCGGCCCAAATACTTCAAGCAATTTTAGAAGATAGCTGGACTTTACGTGAGGACGATAAGGATATGATTGTAATGTATCATAAGTTCGGATATGAACTAAAGGGGAAAAAAGTACAAATAGATGCCAATATGGTGGTATTGGGAGAAAATCGTACCCATACCGCTATGGCAAAAACAGTAGGTTTGCCCGTTGCCATAGCCGCATTAATGATACTGAACAAAAAAATAACCACGCCTGGTGTACAGATCCCCATAACCAAGGAAGTGTATGTCCCTATTCTAAAAGAGCTTAAAAACTACGGAATCACTTTTAAGGAATATGAGGTTCCCTATTTGGGTTACAATCCCGACTCCGTGGCCAGTTAA
- a CDS encoding DUF423 domain-containing protein, protein MNRTIFITGLIFGVLAVVLGAFGAHGLEKLVDVNAVATFETGVRYQMYHALFLLVLASVKQIPELGKKWVFYCTVVGVLLFSFSIYLLALNSLTSFDFRSVAFLTPIGGTLLIIGWIVLAYRAIKDFH, encoded by the coding sequence ATGAACAGAACAATTTTTATAACAGGATTAATATTTGGCGTGTTAGCCGTTGTACTTGGTGCTTTTGGAGCCCATGGTCTTGAAAAACTGGTAGATGTAAACGCGGTGGCAACATTTGAAACAGGTGTAAGATATCAAATGTACCATGCGTTGTTTTTACTGGTATTGGCAAGTGTCAAACAAATACCGGAGCTTGGTAAAAAATGGGTTTTTTACTGTACGGTCGTTGGGGTACTATTGTTTTCGTTTTCCATTTATCTTTTGGCCCTTAATAGTTTGACTTCGTTTGATTTTAGATCTGTCGCTTTTTTGACACCAATTGGTGGTACCCTACTTATTATAGGTTGGATTGTATTAGCGTATCGCGCTATTAAGGACTTTCATTAA